The DNA segment CTTCTTCCATAGTCAGCTTTTTTTCTTCAAAAACCAACTTCTTGATGGCAGACAGGGAGTCTACAACAGTACCGACACCCATGAACTCAAAATAACCGAGGTCAATGCCTTCGGGGACTTTGGGCTGGTGCAAATCCACAGCATGTTTCATGCACAGGTCATGCATGGCGGAGCCAAATGGCGTCGCAAAATGATTTTTGCGATTATTGATAACATGATACTGCTGAGTAAAGGCAGTCTTCAGGAAGTGAATCTGCTGGGTTTTGAAGGCAGTATAAAACTCTTCCCACGTTTCAAAGGAAGTAGGGTCCCCAGTTTCGATGGAGAGGAGTTGATCGCCGTACTTCTGCATCCGGCCATTATACATGGCCATCTCCAGGGCTGCGGCAAAGTTGATGTATGCATTACCGGATGTATAAGTATCGCGATTGGGCATACGGATCTCGGCACAACCGGAAACGGCGTAATCATAAATCTCTTCGAACTTGGCTCCCTTGGACAGATGCAGGGGAATGACCTCTTCATCGTTAATAAGTTTCGGGAAACCAGAGCCTTCCTTGATGGTTTCAGCAACTTCGGCAAGAAAACGTTCAGGAGAGCGGGCATGAATACGGGCGGCAAGGTCCGGGTAATGGTGTGGGAACTCCCGCTTGGACCGCAGGAAAAGGTAGGTCAGTTCATTGGTGGCGTCGATGCCATCCTTGGTCTGTCCACCGACAGTGACAGCCTCCCAGTGGGCGTATCCTTCGTTGAAGGCACCACCTTGAGGAGATATATAGAGGTCTATGAACTGAGCCATGCCAACATACATGCACTCAATTAATTCAATGGCCTGGTCATCGGTCAGGATTCCGGCTTCAACATCCTGCACGTAGTAGGGATAGAAGTACTGGTCCATTCGTCCATTGGAAATAATGGTACCGGTTTTTTGCTCAATGCGGGAAAACATCTGGGTGATCCACTGAGACTGTACAGCCTCGCGGAAGTTACACGCGGGGTGCTCGGGAACGCGACGGCAGTTGGCAGCAATCATTTCCAACTCGGCCTTGCGGGTCGGGTCAGATTCTTCGGAGGCCAGTTTTTCAGCCAGATCGGCATGACGGTTCGCCCACAGGATGACGGCATTGCAAACGCGAACAATAGCCTCGTAGAAAGGCTTTTTCTCTGCGTTATCTGTAGGAGACATGGGATCAAGGGCATCCAGGTGTTCCTGGGCCTCATCACGAATACCACCGAAGCCACGCTTCAGAATCTTTTCGTAATCGTGTACCCACTGCAAAGAGGAACGGAAGGAAGATGTCTCATTAACGATGAAACGGGAATTCAGCCCGTCAGGGTCATCGTAGGTCAACTTGTGAATTTCTTCCGGCAGCGCAACATTGAGGGCTTCGTGATATGTCTTCCCCTTCCAGAATGGAGCAATCTCCTCAACAACAATGCGCGTGTCTTCTTCGGTAATGGAGAAGGGAGAACCTTCGCGTTTGGGCAATTCTTCGACTGCCATATCCAGAAAATCGCCGTCCAGCTCGGGGTACAGAATACCATAACGCCCCTGGTAACCAGCGCGACCGGCCAGCAGCTGATCATCATCAATGTAGACAGTGATATTCGCGGCAACGTGCTCCATGGCCTTGGCCCAACGAAGAATGAGCGATTCGCCTTCGGTTTCCTTCATGGACTGGGTGAAATACAGGGCGCGCTCAACGTCGATCTGCGGCTTCAGATTTTCGATACGATCGAGAATCCTGAAGACGCGGGCATGATTCTTGCGGAACTTGTCCTCTTTGCCCTCTATACGATCCTGCAGGCGCTGTTCATGCGGGGTCATGGTCTCGCAGCAATGCACATTCAACATTGATCCTACTCCTTGTGTGTTCTATGTGGGTGCTTTCACGATGGGAAAGCTCTGTTGCAACCCTTCGCCATCCGGCGACAACTCTCTACTGGCAAAGGGTGTGCCAAACTCCACAAATACAACAAAATCCACATAAGTAGCTAGAATCAAAAACTTAAAATCAAATCGCCACCACACAACCAAATCATGTGTCAAGGCTGGACCACATCCTCAAGATGCAGTTTTGCATCGTGCCACCTCAGCAATAGAGATTTCCAATAATTTCAGATTAGTATAAAAACGGTGCACAATTGCATCGTGATGCAATTGTGCACCACCCACCATCTCTCACCCAAAAGAAAAGGCCGTCCTGTCAAACAGGGCGGCCTTCGAACACAACAGTGTTAACTCAAAAATCAGTTTTCACGCTCATCGCCGGACAAACCAACCTTCTTGAGTTTTCGAAAGATTGTTGTCCGATTGATTTTGAGCCGCTCAGCGGCTTCGGTCATCGAACCGTACCGTTCAATGGCGTGCAATAAATACTGAGCTTCCACCTCCGCCATAATCGTTTTGAAATCCTTTCCCTGCTCATTCTCGATATCAAATCCGATCTGCCCCGGTTCACACTGCATGGCAGAGGAATCAAGCATCCGCATAGGGAGGTGCCGCAACTCCACACGCTCATCATGGGTGGTGACAGCCAGGCTATGCATCAAGTTCTCCATCTCGCGGATATTCCCATCCCAGCGATAATTGAGCATGGCCTCCTCCACCTTGGCCGAGAGCTTGAGGTTACGCTTGTATTTGGTATTGAACTGTTTGCGAAAGTAGAAGAGCATGGCATGGATATCCTCACCACGCTCACGCAAAGGGGGTATACGTATAACCGCCACATGGAGACGGTAAAAAAGATCACTCCGAAAATTTCCCTGCCGGACCTCTTCCTCCAGATCTCTGTTGGTAGCCGCGATGATGCGCACATCGATCTGGCGTGCCCTCGTTGCTCCGACCCGCTGTATTTCACTATTCTGAAGCACCCGAAGAAGCTTGCTCTGCATGGAGAGTGGCAACTCACCTATCTCGTCGAGGAACAAAGTCCCCTTATCCGCCATCTCAAACATCCCGGCCTTGCCTCGAGAATCTGCGCCGGAAAATGCTCCGGGCGCATAACCAAACAGCTCTGATTCAATGAGATTCTCCGGGATTGATGTACAGTCGACCTTGAGAAATGGTTGTCCCTTGCGCGTGCTCTTCTCATGCACCTCGCGAGCCATGACATCCTTTCCCACGCCGGTCTCGCCGAGAAACAAAATGGTGGCATCAGTCCTTGCCACCCGTCTCACCTGATCATAGAGGTCCACCATAACGGAACTGGAAGGCTGATACAGACTCTCATTATGCTGTTGGATCTCATGTTTATACTTATTGATGAGCTGTTTTTGGGCGACCACCTGCTCCTTGAGCTGGGAGATCAACGCAATATCGCGCACAAATGTGACAACCAACTCCACATCCTCGTCATAATCAAAAATGGGATGAGCCATGAGGACGACCTTGCGCCCTTTATTGGTCATTTGCACTGCGGTGGCTGCCTTCTTGGTCTGCACCACCTTGGCGTTCAGAGCGAGATCAAAGACCCCACTCTCAACAAGGTCTTTGACGTTCTTGCCAACAATATCCTCGGACTTCAGGCCGGTCAGATTTTCGTACATTTCGTTGACAGTCAGGGTTTCGCCTTTGTTGTCTGTAATATACAAACCGTCCCGCATAGTATCAAAGACCTGACACAGATAGCTGGAAATCAAATATTTGTTCTTTGATGCAATGCGGCGAGACCGCTTTCCCGTATTATTCTTCATGTGCGTCCTTTCCGACTCGGGAGTTCTTTCATCAGAAACAGGAGAGTATCACTGATACCCCGGCGGTCATGATCACGACCAGAATGATTTTTCGGTATACCGCCTGTGTGACACATCGTGAAGCCAGTATCCCCACACCCCCGCCCACAAGGGTTGCGGGAATTCCCATGGCCGAATAGTTCAGAGTCTCCATAGTCTCTGAGCCGGTGAGAATCTGCCCTACCAATAGAGTAATGCCTGATAACACAAAGCAAGCCCCCAACATTCCTTTAGCTGTTTTCTGTTCCCAACCGCCCATGGAAACATAAACCGCAAGCGGCGGGCCATTAAAGCTGAACAACGCTCCAAGCATGGTAGAGAAAAACCCCGCAACGACTCCCCATCGGCCATACGACCGCCCCTGAACCACAATGCGTTGTCGCAACAAAGAATCAATGCCGTAGAACACGAGAAACAGGCCCATGGCTAATCGGAGCCATTCATCCGGTATGGACTGCATTATCAGCATCCCCGCCGCCACACCGAGCACGCCACCCGAAGCGACAAAGCGCATGGCTCGCCATGGGATGTGATGACGGTACACCCAGGCCATCTGGAGATTGAGCATAATGATAATGGGCATGGCGCTGACCACCGCCGTCTCCATGGGAAGGACTGTTGTCACCACGGGCATGGCGACCATTGCAGCACCGAATCCGGCAAGATTATTGACCACTCCGGCAGCGAACCAGGCAGCACAAAAGATGACTGTATCGAACATGGTTTTAAACTAGCAAATTACCTGCCATGTTCTGTTGCGCGATGCAATCGGATAAAAGGAAAGAGCTTCGAATCAAATGCATGGTATGGACCTTGCTTTATCTGGGTGCGCAAACGCGCAGCCAACCATAAGGAGTTATTTCAATGAAGGTTATTGATTTCAGATTCAGGCCCAATACCCCAGAAGTCATCACCGGCATCGCCAACAGCGCCATGTTCAAGGACTTGTGTGAAGCTATCGATTTCCACAAACAAAAAGCAGAACCGTTTGACCAGATTATCGAAGGACTTGATAAACATAACGTGGTCAAAGCCGTCATTACCGGCCGCGATTGCGAGACCACATACGCATCCATGGCCAACGGCAATAGTGCCGTGCTCGACTTCTGCACGAAAGCACCTGAAAAATACTTTGGATTCTGGGGTATTGATCCACACAAGGGTATGGACGCCATTTACGACCTGCAACAGGCCGTGACCGAGAATGAAACCATCAACGGAGCTGCCATAGACCCGTACCTGGCTAAGA comes from the Pseudodesulfovibrio piezophilus C1TLV30 genome and includes:
- a CDS encoding sigma-54 interaction domain-containing protein — protein: MKNNTGKRSRRIASKNKYLISSYLCQVFDTMRDGLYITDNKGETLTVNEMYENLTGLKSEDIVGKNVKDLVESGVFDLALNAKVVQTKKAATAVQMTNKGRKVVLMAHPIFDYDEDVELVVTFVRDIALISQLKEQVVAQKQLINKYKHEIQQHNESLYQPSSSVMVDLYDQVRRVARTDATILFLGETGVGKDVMAREVHEKSTRKGQPFLKVDCTSIPENLIESELFGYAPGAFSGADSRGKAGMFEMADKGTLFLDEIGELPLSMQSKLLRVLQNSEIQRVGATRARQIDVRIIAATNRDLEEEVRQGNFRSDLFYRLHVAVIRIPPLRERGEDIHAMLFYFRKQFNTKYKRNLKLSAKVEEAMLNYRWDGNIREMENLMHSLAVTTHDERVELRHLPMRMLDSSAMQCEPGQIGFDIENEQGKDFKTIMAEVEAQYLLHAIERYGSMTEAAERLKINRTTIFRKLKKVGLSGDEREN
- the hpsG gene encoding (2S)-3-sulfopropanediol dehydratase; translated protein: MLNVHCCETMTPHEQRLQDRIEGKEDKFRKNHARVFRILDRIENLKPQIDVERALYFTQSMKETEGESLILRWAKAMEHVAANITVYIDDDQLLAGRAGYQGRYGILYPELDGDFLDMAVEELPKREGSPFSITEEDTRIVVEEIAPFWKGKTYHEALNVALPEEIHKLTYDDPDGLNSRFIVNETSSFRSSLQWVHDYEKILKRGFGGIRDEAQEHLDALDPMSPTDNAEKKPFYEAIVRVCNAVILWANRHADLAEKLASEESDPTRKAELEMIAANCRRVPEHPACNFREAVQSQWITQMFSRIEQKTGTIISNGRMDQYFYPYYVQDVEAGILTDDQAIELIECMYVGMAQFIDLYISPQGGAFNEGYAHWEAVTVGGQTKDGIDATNELTYLFLRSKREFPHHYPDLAARIHARSPERFLAEVAETIKEGSGFPKLINDEEVIPLHLSKGAKFEEIYDYAVSGCAEIRMPNRDTYTSGNAYINFAAALEMAMYNGRMQKYGDQLLSIETGDPTSFETWEEFYTAFKTQQIHFLKTAFTQQYHVINNRKNHFATPFGSAMHDLCMKHAVDLHQPKVPEGIDLGYFEFMGVGTVVDSLSAIKKLVFEEKKLTMEEVIEACRNNFEGKEDVRAMLQNVPCFGNNDPYVDSIAKDLDHTCVDFANKYQQELGVHLDVRYVPFTSHVPFGKVVSATPNGRQAWTPLSDGSSASHGADKNGPTAVMLSNYTTKNFNFRERAARLVNIKFTPKCVEGAEGTKKLVDFIRTFCDLRLWHIQFNVINAETLKAAQQEPEKYRNLIVRIAGYSAYFCDLSKDLQDDLIRRTAHETI
- a CDS encoding sulfite exporter TauE/SafE family protein; translation: MFDTVIFCAAWFAAGVVNNLAGFGAAMVAMPVVTTVLPMETAVVSAMPIIIMLNLQMAWVYRHHIPWRAMRFVASGGVLGVAAGMLIMQSIPDEWLRLAMGLFLVFYGIDSLLRQRIVVQGRSYGRWGVVAGFFSTMLGALFSFNGPPLAVYVSMGGWEQKTAKGMLGACFVLSGITLLVGQILTGSETMETLNYSAMGIPATLVGGGVGILASRCVTQAVYRKIILVVIMTAGVSVILSCF